A single window of Rhodococcus jostii RHA1 DNA harbors:
- the ilvD gene encoding dihydroxy-acid dehydratase, with amino-acid sequence MPPLRSRTTTAGRNAAGARALWRATGMTDSDFGKPIVAIANSYTQFVPGHVHLKNVGDIVADAVRAAGGVPREFHTIAVDDGIAMGHGGMLYSLPSREIIADSVEYMVNAHTADALVCISNCDKITPGMLNAALRLNVPTVFVSGGPMEAGKAVVVNGVAQAPTDLITAISASANDEVDEEGLSEVERSACPTCGSCSGMFTANSMNCLTEALGLALPGNGSTLATHEARRALFTRAGTTVVEAALRYYRDEDDSVLPRNIATPAAFRNAMALDVAMGGSTNTVLHTLAAAQEGEVYDFDLDKIDEISRKVPCLSKVSPNSDYHMEDVHRAGGIPAILGELRRAGLLESDVSTVHTESFDEWLDTWDIRSGKASDEAVELFHAAPGGVRTTEPFSTNNRWSSLDTDAANGCIRDFEHKHTVEGGLAVLRGNIAVDGAVIKTAGIDEDLFHFQGPARVVESQEEAVSVILGKKIQPGEVLVVRYEGPAGGPGMQEMLHPTAFLKGSGLGKKCALITDGRFSGGSSGLSIGHISPEAASGGAIGLVEDGDQILIDIATRTLKLLVDDAVLAERRAKMESSERPWQPVNRERTVTTALRAYAALATSADKGAVRQVP; translated from the coding sequence ATGCCCCCGCTGAGGTCCCGAACCACCACCGCAGGACGAAATGCCGCAGGCGCCCGCGCACTGTGGCGCGCCACCGGAATGACCGACTCCGACTTCGGGAAGCCGATCGTCGCGATCGCGAACTCGTACACGCAGTTCGTTCCCGGGCACGTCCACCTGAAGAACGTCGGCGACATCGTCGCCGACGCCGTCCGCGCCGCCGGTGGTGTACCTCGCGAGTTCCACACGATCGCCGTCGACGACGGCATCGCGATGGGACACGGCGGCATGCTGTATTCCCTTCCCAGCCGCGAGATCATCGCCGACTCCGTCGAGTACATGGTCAACGCGCACACCGCCGACGCACTCGTCTGCATCTCCAACTGCGACAAGATCACTCCCGGAATGCTCAATGCCGCATTGCGTTTGAACGTTCCGACCGTGTTCGTGTCGGGCGGCCCGATGGAGGCCGGCAAGGCGGTGGTGGTGAACGGTGTCGCCCAGGCACCGACCGACCTCATCACGGCGATCTCGGCGAGCGCCAACGACGAGGTCGACGAGGAAGGTCTGTCCGAGGTCGAGCGCAGCGCCTGCCCGACGTGCGGGTCGTGCTCGGGCATGTTCACCGCGAACTCCATGAACTGCCTCACCGAGGCGCTCGGTCTGGCGTTGCCGGGCAACGGTTCCACGCTGGCCACCCACGAGGCCCGTCGCGCGCTGTTCACCCGCGCGGGCACCACCGTCGTCGAAGCCGCCCTGCGGTACTACCGGGACGAGGACGACTCCGTCCTCCCCCGTAACATCGCGACGCCCGCCGCATTCCGCAACGCGATGGCACTGGACGTCGCAATGGGCGGTTCCACCAACACGGTCCTGCACACCCTCGCGGCCGCGCAGGAGGGTGAGGTCTACGACTTCGACCTCGACAAGATCGACGAGATCAGCCGCAAGGTGCCGTGCCTGTCGAAGGTCTCCCCCAACTCGGACTACCACATGGAGGACGTGCACCGGGCGGGCGGAATCCCCGCCATCCTCGGCGAACTCCGCCGGGCCGGCCTGCTCGAGAGCGACGTCTCGACCGTGCACACCGAGAGCTTCGACGAGTGGCTCGACACGTGGGACATCCGGTCCGGCAAGGCATCCGACGAGGCAGTCGAACTCTTCCACGCCGCACCCGGCGGTGTCCGCACCACCGAACCGTTCTCGACGAACAACCGCTGGTCGTCGCTCGACACGGACGCCGCCAACGGCTGCATCCGCGACTTCGAGCACAAGCACACGGTCGAAGGCGGCCTGGCCGTGCTGCGCGGAAACATCGCCGTCGACGGCGCCGTCATCAAGACGGCGGGCATCGACGAAGACCTGTTCCACTTCCAGGGACCCGCGCGCGTCGTGGAGTCTCAGGAAGAGGCGGTGTCGGTGATCCTCGGGAAGAAGATCCAGCCCGGCGAGGTCCTAGTCGTGCGTTACGAGGGTCCTGCAGGCGGACCGGGCATGCAGGAGATGCTGCACCCCACCGCATTCCTCAAGGGCTCCGGCCTCGGAAAGAAGTGTGCGCTGATCACCGACGGCCGATTCTCCGGCGGTTCCTCGGGACTGTCCATCGGCCACATCTCCCCCGAGGCCGCCAGCGGCGGCGCCATCGGCCTGGTGGAGGACGGCGACCAAATCCTCATCGACATCGCGACCCGCACGCTGAAGCTCCTCGTCGACGACGCGGTGCTCGCCGAGCGCCGGGCGAAGATGGAGTCGTCCGAGCGTCCGTGGCAGCCGGTGAACCGCGAACGCACCGTCACCACCGCCCTGCGGGCGTACGCCGCGCTGGCCACGTCCGCAGACAAGGGCGCGGTCCGTCAGGTCCCCTGA
- a CDS encoding PH domain-containing protein, whose product MPPESSSHTTNPPKQVIRISPLAYLGCAFLLFAVSFPIFGWPAAFGWLVIAPIVAVAWVARVRTTVTPDGLEVRRLFGGRSLAWSEITGFRFPKRGWARATLTDGGEVTLPVVTFDRLPDIAEASGGRITDPYAAAAAADEAAHHADAGSNGGQPVKNRPDTDGE is encoded by the coding sequence GTGCCACCAGAATCATCATCCCACACCACGAACCCGCCCAAGCAGGTCATCCGGATTTCTCCCCTGGCCTATCTGGGATGCGCCTTCCTCCTGTTCGCCGTGTCGTTCCCCATCTTCGGCTGGCCCGCCGCCTTCGGCTGGCTCGTGATCGCCCCGATCGTCGCGGTGGCCTGGGTCGCGCGGGTGCGCACCACCGTCACGCCCGATGGACTCGAAGTGCGCCGGCTGTTCGGCGGCCGCTCGCTGGCGTGGTCCGAGATCACGGGATTCCGCTTCCCCAAGCGCGGCTGGGCCCGGGCGACGCTGACGGACGGGGGCGAGGTGACCCTTCCCGTCGTCACGTTCGACCGGCTTCCCGACATCGCCGAGGCGAGCGGCGGCCGCATCACCGACCCTTACGCGGCAGCCGCCGCGGCGGACGAAGCAGCCCACCACGCCGATGCGGGATCGAACGGCGGGCAGCCGGTGAAGAACCGGCCGGACACAGACGGGGAATAG
- a CDS encoding acetolactate synthase large subunit, giving the protein MSAPTARPQPTPRKSGAASPTTAAAATQTGSRRQLAPERVSGAQSVVRALEELEVDTVFGIPGGAVLPVYDPLFDSKKVRHVLVRHEQGAGHAATGYAQATGKVGVCMATSGPGATNLVTPLADAQMDSVPVVAITGQVGRSLIGTDAFQEADISGITMPITKHNFLITDGVDIPRIIAEAFYLASSGRPGAVLVDIPKDVLQAQTTFSWPPEMRLPGYRPVTKPHGKQVREAARLIADAKHPVLYVGGGVIKSESSPELLELAELTGIPVVTTLMARGAFPDSHTLNCGMPGMHGTVAAVAALQRSDLLITLGARFDDRVTGQLDSFAPDAKVIHADIDPAEIGKNRYADVPIVGDCKEVIVELIEAIKADLATGTTLDLTEWWAYLDGIRRTYPLSYDRPSDGALSPEYVIQAVGKLAGPDAIYCAGVGQHQMWAAQFVNYEKPRTWLNSGGLGTMGYAVPAAMGAKMGMPDTEVWAIDGDGCFQMTNQELATCALEGIPIKVALINNGNLGMVRQWQTLFYDERYSNTNLGTHGAIRIPDFVKLAEALGCHGIRVEREEDVEAAIREAQAINDKPVVIDFIVGADAQVWPMVAAGTSNDEIMAARGIRPLFDDDEAAAEPAVIHEAMEREQRSGTAAAAGEEDQ; this is encoded by the coding sequence GTGAGCGCACCAACCGCACGGCCTCAACCCACGCCGCGCAAGTCGGGGGCAGCAAGCCCGACGACCGCGGCCGCCGCGACTCAGACCGGTAGCCGCCGCCAACTCGCCCCCGAGCGGGTCAGCGGCGCCCAGTCCGTGGTCCGAGCCCTCGAGGAGCTCGAGGTCGACACGGTATTCGGCATTCCGGGTGGTGCCGTTCTGCCTGTCTACGACCCGCTCTTCGACTCGAAGAAGGTCCGGCACGTGCTCGTCCGTCACGAGCAGGGCGCAGGCCACGCCGCCACCGGGTACGCCCAGGCGACCGGCAAGGTCGGCGTCTGTATGGCGACGTCCGGTCCCGGTGCGACCAACCTCGTGACGCCGCTCGCCGACGCGCAGATGGACTCCGTTCCGGTCGTGGCCATCACCGGCCAGGTCGGCCGCAGTCTCATCGGCACGGACGCGTTCCAGGAAGCCGACATCTCCGGCATCACGATGCCGATCACCAAGCACAACTTCCTCATCACCGACGGCGTCGACATCCCCCGGATCATCGCGGAGGCCTTCTACCTCGCCTCCAGCGGTCGTCCCGGCGCGGTGCTCGTCGACATCCCGAAGGACGTCCTCCAGGCGCAGACCACGTTCTCGTGGCCGCCGGAGATGCGGCTGCCCGGATACCGTCCCGTCACCAAGCCGCACGGCAAGCAGGTCCGCGAGGCGGCCCGCCTGATCGCCGACGCGAAGCACCCGGTGCTGTACGTCGGTGGCGGCGTCATCAAGTCGGAATCGTCTCCGGAACTGCTCGAACTGGCCGAGCTCACTGGCATTCCGGTGGTCACCACCCTCATGGCGCGCGGCGCGTTCCCGGACAGCCACACGCTGAACTGCGGCATGCCCGGCATGCACGGCACGGTCGCGGCGGTGGCGGCACTGCAGCGCAGCGACCTGCTGATCACGCTCGGTGCGCGCTTCGACGACCGCGTCACCGGTCAGCTCGATTCGTTCGCCCCCGATGCCAAGGTCATCCACGCCGACATCGACCCGGCGGAGATCGGCAAGAACCGGTACGCGGACGTCCCGATCGTCGGCGACTGCAAAGAGGTCATCGTCGAACTGATCGAGGCGATCAAGGCCGACCTGGCCACGGGAACCACGCTGGACCTCACCGAGTGGTGGGCGTACCTCGACGGAATCCGTCGCACGTACCCGCTCAGCTACGACCGTCCCTCCGACGGGGCGCTGTCCCCGGAGTACGTGATCCAGGCGGTCGGCAAGCTCGCCGGTCCCGACGCGATCTACTGCGCCGGCGTCGGACAGCACCAGATGTGGGCGGCGCAGTTCGTCAACTACGAAAAGCCGCGCACCTGGCTGAACTCCGGCGGTCTCGGCACGATGGGCTACGCCGTTCCCGCCGCGATGGGCGCCAAGATGGGCATGCCCGACACCGAGGTGTGGGCCATCGACGGTGACGGCTGCTTCCAGATGACCAATCAGGAACTCGCCACCTGCGCGCTCGAGGGCATCCCGATCAAGGTTGCGCTCATCAACAACGGCAACCTCGGCATGGTGCGCCAGTGGCAGACGCTGTTCTACGACGAGCGCTACTCCAACACCAACCTCGGCACGCATGGCGCAATCCGCATCCCCGACTTCGTCAAGCTGGCGGAGGCGTTGGGCTGCCACGGCATTCGCGTCGAGCGCGAAGAAGACGTCGAGGCGGCGATCCGTGAGGCGCAGGCCATCAACGACAAGCCGGTGGTGATCGACTTCATCGTCGGCGCCGACGCCCAGGTGTGGCCGATGGTCGCTGCGGGCACGAGCAACGACGAGATCATGGCGGCGCGGGGCATCCGTCCGCTGTTCGACGACGACGAGGCGGCCGCCGAGCCGGCCGTCATTCACGAGGCCATGGAGCGCGAGCAGCGTTCGGGCACGGCCGCAGCGGCCGGGGAGGAAGATCAGTGA
- the ilvN gene encoding acetolactate synthase small subunit yields the protein MSTSHTLSVLVEDKPGVLARVAALFSRRGFNIESLAVGGTELPEISRMTIVVTVDEFPLEQVTKQLNKLINVIKIVEQDGEASVARELVLIKVRADASVRTQVIETVNLFRAKVIDVSPESVTIEATGTRSKLDALLRMLDPYGIREIVQSGVVAVGRGPKSITATR from the coding sequence GTGAGCACCAGCCACACCCTCAGTGTTCTCGTCGAGGACAAGCCGGGCGTGCTGGCCAGGGTGGCCGCGCTGTTCTCGCGTCGTGGGTTCAACATCGAGTCGCTCGCCGTCGGTGGCACCGAGCTTCCCGAGATCTCCCGCATGACCATCGTCGTGACCGTCGACGAGTTCCCGCTCGAGCAGGTGACCAAGCAGCTCAACAAGCTCATCAACGTCATCAAGATCGTCGAGCAGGACGGTGAGGCCTCCGTCGCCCGCGAGCTGGTGCTCATCAAGGTGCGAGCCGACGCCAGCGTGCGCACGCAGGTGATCGAGACGGTGAATCTGTTCCGCGCCAAGGTGATCGACGTCTCCCCGGAGTCGGTCACGATCGAGGCGACTGGGACGCGATCCAAGCTGGATGCGCTGCTGCGGATGCTCGATCCGTACGGTATCCGGGAGATCGTGCAGTCCGGGGTCGTGGCCGTGGGACGGGGGCCGAAGTCCATCACGGCCACTCGCTAG
- the ilvC gene encoding ketol-acid reductoisomerase yields the protein MFYDDDADLSIIQGRKVAVIGYGSQGHAHSLSLRDSGVDVRIGLKEGSKSRAKAEEQGLTVGTPAEVSEWADVIMVLAPDTAQASIFTNDIEPNLKDGDALFFGHGLNIHFDLIKAPEFVTVGMVAPKGPGHLVRRQFVDGKGVPALIAIDQDPKGEGQALALSYAKGIGGTRAGVIKTTFKEETETDLFGEQAVLCGGTEELVKTGFEVMVEAGYAPEMAYFEVLHELKLIVDLMYEGGIARMNYSVSDTAEFGGYLSGPRVIDAGTKERMKAILADIQSGEFTRRLVANVENGNTELEGLRKANAEHPIEVTGKKLRDLMSWVDRPITETA from the coding sequence ATGTTCTACGACGACGATGCCGATCTGTCGATCATCCAGGGCCGTAAGGTCGCTGTGATCGGTTACGGAAGCCAGGGCCACGCGCACTCGCTGAGCCTGCGCGACTCGGGCGTCGATGTGCGTATCGGCCTCAAGGAAGGCTCGAAGTCCCGCGCGAAGGCCGAGGAGCAGGGCCTGACCGTCGGTACCCCCGCCGAGGTCTCCGAGTGGGCCGACGTGATCATGGTGCTCGCACCCGACACCGCGCAGGCGTCGATCTTCACCAATGACATCGAGCCCAACCTGAAGGACGGCGACGCGCTGTTCTTCGGACACGGCCTCAACATCCACTTCGACCTGATCAAGGCTCCGGAGTTCGTCACCGTCGGCATGGTCGCCCCCAAGGGCCCCGGCCACCTGGTGCGTCGTCAGTTCGTCGACGGCAAGGGTGTTCCCGCGCTCATCGCGATCGACCAGGACCCGAAGGGTGAGGGCCAGGCCCTCGCGCTGTCCTACGCCAAGGGCATCGGCGGCACCCGCGCCGGCGTCATCAAGACCACGTTCAAGGAAGAGACCGAGACGGACCTCTTCGGCGAGCAGGCCGTGCTCTGTGGCGGCACCGAGGAACTGGTCAAGACCGGTTTCGAGGTCATGGTCGAGGCCGGCTACGCGCCCGAGATGGCGTACTTCGAGGTGCTGCACGAGCTCAAGCTCATCGTCGACCTCATGTACGAGGGTGGCATCGCCCGCATGAACTACTCGGTGTCCGACACCGCGGAGTTCGGTGGCTACCTCTCCGGCCCGCGCGTCATCGACGCCGGCACCAAGGAGCGGATGAAGGCGATCCTGGCCGACATCCAGTCGGGTGAGTTCACCCGCCGCCTCGTCGCCAACGTCGAGAACGGCAACACCGAGCTCGAGGGCCTGCGCAAGGCCAACGCCGAGCACCCGATCGAGGTCACCGGCAAGAAGCTGCGCGACCTGATGAGCTGGGTCGACCGGCCGATCACCGAAACCGCCTAG
- the serA gene encoding phosphoglycerate dehydrogenase, with amino-acid sequence MSQPGRPVVLIADKLAPSTVEALGDGVEVRWVDGPDRPALLAAVPEADAILVRSATTVDAEVLAAGTKLKIVARAGVGLDNVDVAAATERGVMVVNAPTSNIHTAAEHAVALMLATARQIPAADATLRDREWKRSKFNGVEIFGKTVGVVGLGRIGQLFAQRLAAFETHVIAYDPYVSAARAAQLGIELVTLDELLERADLISVHLPKTPETKGLLGTENLAKTKKGVVIVNAARGGLIDEAALAEAIKSGHVRAAGLDVFETEPCTDSPLFDLPEVVVTPHLGASTTEAQDRAGTDVAKSVLLALAGDFVPDAVNVSGGAVGEEVAPWLEIVRKQGVLIGALSGELPVNLSVDVRGELASEDVEVLALSALRGVFSAVIEDAVTFVNAPALAEERGVTAEVTKAAESPNHRSVVDLRAVFGDGSVINVSGTLTGPQQVEKIVNINGRNFELRAEGLNLVVNYTDQPGALGKIGTQLGNAGIDIQAAQLSQDAEGEGATILLRVDREVPSEVRDAISTAVGATKIELVNLA; translated from the coding sequence GTGAGCCAGCCAGGCCGTCCTGTAGTTCTGATCGCCGACAAGCTCGCGCCGTCCACCGTCGAGGCATTGGGCGACGGTGTGGAGGTGCGATGGGTCGACGGACCTGATCGCCCGGCCCTGCTCGCGGCGGTGCCCGAGGCCGACGCGATCCTCGTCCGTTCCGCCACCACCGTGGACGCCGAGGTCCTGGCGGCCGGTACCAAGCTCAAGATCGTCGCCCGGGCCGGCGTCGGCCTCGACAACGTCGACGTGGCCGCCGCCACCGAGCGTGGTGTCATGGTCGTCAACGCGCCGACCTCCAACATCCACACGGCAGCCGAGCACGCCGTCGCACTGATGCTCGCCACCGCGCGCCAGATCCCCGCGGCCGACGCCACCCTGCGCGACCGTGAATGGAAGCGCAGCAAGTTCAACGGTGTCGAGATCTTCGGCAAGACCGTCGGCGTCGTCGGCCTCGGCCGCATCGGCCAGCTGTTCGCGCAGCGGCTCGCCGCGTTCGAGACGCACGTCATCGCGTACGACCCCTACGTGTCGGCCGCCCGTGCCGCGCAGCTCGGCATCGAGCTCGTCACCCTCGACGAACTGCTCGAGCGGGCCGACCTCATCTCTGTGCACCTCCCCAAGACTCCCGAGACCAAGGGACTGCTCGGCACGGAGAACCTGGCGAAGACCAAGAAGGGCGTCGTCATCGTCAACGCCGCCCGTGGCGGTCTGATCGACGAGGCAGCGCTGGCCGAGGCCATCAAGTCGGGTCACGTGCGCGCCGCGGGCCTCGACGTGTTCGAGACCGAGCCCTGCACCGACAGCCCGTTGTTCGACCTGCCCGAGGTCGTCGTGACGCCGCACCTCGGTGCCTCCACGACCGAGGCTCAGGACCGCGCCGGAACCGACGTCGCGAAGTCCGTACTGCTCGCTCTCGCAGGCGATTTCGTTCCCGACGCCGTCAACGTGTCGGGTGGCGCCGTGGGCGAGGAAGTTGCCCCGTGGCTCGAGATCGTCCGCAAGCAGGGTGTGCTCATCGGGGCCCTGTCGGGTGAACTGCCCGTCAACCTCTCGGTCGACGTACGCGGCGAGCTGGCCTCCGAGGACGTCGAGGTGCTCGCGCTCTCGGCTCTGCGCGGTGTGTTCTCCGCCGTCATCGAGGACGCGGTCACGTTCGTCAATGCTCCCGCACTCGCGGAAGAGCGCGGCGTCACGGCCGAGGTCACCAAAGCCGCCGAAAGCCCCAACCACCGCAGCGTGGTGGACCTGCGCGCCGTGTTCGGCGACGGCAGCGTCATCAACGTCTCGGGCACGCTGACCGGCCCGCAGCAGGTCGAGAAGATCGTCAACATCAACGGCCGCAACTTCGAACTGCGCGCCGAGGGTCTCAACCTGGTGGTGAACTACACCGATCAGCCCGGCGCGCTGGGCAAGATCGGCACGCAGCTCGGCAACGCCGGCATCGACATCCAGGCTGCGCAGCTCAGCCAGGACGCCGAGGGCGAGGGCGCGACCATCCTCCTCCGCGTCGACCGGGAGGTGCCGAGCGAGGTGCGGGACGCGATCTCCACCGCCGTCGGCGCCACCAAGATCGAGCTCGTCAACCTGGCCTAA
- a CDS encoding 3-isopropylmalate dehydrogenase encodes MKLAVIPGDGIGVEVTAEALKVLRKLVPDLQTTEYDLGARRYNATGELLPDADLAAIREHDAILLGAIGDPSVTPGVLERGLLLNMRFALDHHVNLRPSQLYPGSKSPLAAQPDIDFVVVREGTEGPYTGNGGAIRVGTPHEIATEVSINTWFGAERVVRYAFALAQTRRKHVTLIHKTNVLSNAGAIWTRAVETVSAEYPDVETAYCHIDAATIYMVTDPSRFDVIVTDNLFGDIITDLAGAVTGGIGLAASGNIDASGTNPSMFEPVHGSAPDIAGQGIADPTAAILSAALLLRHLGRDGDAARIEAAVEADLASRGDSKVVTSEVGDRIAAAL; translated from the coding sequence ATGAAGCTTGCGGTCATTCCGGGTGACGGCATCGGTGTCGAGGTCACGGCCGAGGCACTGAAGGTGCTGCGGAAGCTCGTACCCGATCTCCAGACCACCGAGTACGACCTCGGTGCCCGTCGATACAACGCCACCGGGGAACTGCTCCCGGATGCCGATCTCGCGGCGATCCGCGAGCACGACGCGATTCTGCTGGGCGCCATCGGCGACCCGTCGGTGACCCCGGGTGTGCTCGAGCGGGGGCTGCTGCTGAACATGCGATTCGCGTTGGATCATCACGTGAATCTGCGTCCGTCGCAGCTCTATCCGGGGTCGAAGTCGCCGCTCGCGGCGCAGCCGGACATCGACTTCGTGGTCGTGCGCGAGGGCACCGAGGGTCCGTACACCGGCAACGGTGGCGCGATTCGCGTCGGCACCCCGCACGAGATCGCGACCGAGGTGTCGATCAACACGTGGTTCGGTGCCGAGCGGGTGGTGCGGTACGCGTTCGCGCTCGCGCAGACCCGGCGTAAGCACGTCACCCTGATCCACAAGACGAACGTCCTCTCCAACGCCGGTGCGATCTGGACGCGTGCCGTGGAGACGGTGTCGGCCGAATACCCGGACGTGGAGACGGCGTACTGCCACATCGACGCGGCCACCATCTACATGGTCACCGATCCGTCGCGATTCGACGTGATCGTCACGGACAACCTGTTCGGCGACATCATCACCGACCTCGCGGGTGCGGTCACGGGAGGCATCGGACTGGCGGCGTCGGGGAACATCGACGCGTCGGGGACGAACCCGTCGATGTTCGAGCCGGTGCACGGCAGCGCCCCGGACATCGCCGGCCAGGGGATCGCGGATCCCACGGCGGCCATCCTGTCCGCGGCGCTGCTGCTGCGTCACCTCGGCCGGGACGGCGATGCCGCGCGCATCGAAGCTGCCGTCGAGGCCGATCTGGCGTCCCGCGGCGACTCGAAGGTCGTCACGTCGGAGGTCGGCGACCGGATCGCCGCCGCCCTCTAG
- a CDS encoding MFS transporter, whose protein sequence is MTASIDTPSAVGTARRWWMLTLGMFAQAAQAVFVNGVAFLIPELQENHGLSLARTGLLVAAPTLGVMLTLIAWGALADRYGERRVLAAGMAATAAAGIGAALSGSLTATAAFLLLGGMAAASANAASGRVVVGWFPPERRGLAMGIRQMSLPLGIACAALTLPSVAHDHGIGWALALPAILCATAALACALWVVDPPRPSRSAAADLGMLANPYRDSSTLWRIHAVSVLLVVPQYTVWTYALVWLISERHWEATAAGLIVTFAQILGAFGRMGVGFWSDVVGSRMRPLRWVALAGGVSMVALAVTDAMDTPVAIVALLAASVATVAPNGLAFTAVAEIAGPFWGGRALGVQNTGQFVAASIVPPVFGALIGIVGFPVTFAIAAAFPAASIPLIPVARSEDRATGIEGDKIESRS, encoded by the coding sequence ATGACTGCATCGATCGACACGCCGTCCGCCGTCGGAACTGCCCGCAGATGGTGGATGCTCACCCTCGGGATGTTCGCCCAGGCCGCACAGGCGGTCTTCGTCAACGGCGTCGCCTTCCTGATCCCCGAACTCCAGGAGAATCACGGGCTCAGCCTCGCCCGCACCGGACTCCTCGTCGCCGCACCCACCCTCGGAGTCATGCTGACGCTGATCGCGTGGGGCGCCCTCGCCGATCGCTACGGCGAACGCCGAGTGCTGGCCGCCGGGATGGCGGCCACGGCGGCTGCGGGAATCGGCGCGGCCCTGTCCGGATCACTCACGGCCACCGCGGCCTTCCTGCTGCTCGGCGGCATGGCGGCCGCCTCGGCGAATGCCGCGAGCGGACGCGTCGTCGTCGGATGGTTCCCGCCCGAGCGCCGCGGACTGGCGATGGGTATCCGGCAGATGTCGCTGCCGCTCGGCATTGCCTGCGCTGCGCTGACGCTGCCCTCGGTCGCACACGACCACGGCATCGGATGGGCGCTCGCGCTGCCCGCCATCCTGTGCGCGACCGCCGCGCTGGCCTGTGCACTCTGGGTTGTCGATCCGCCCAGGCCGAGCCGAAGCGCCGCGGCGGATCTCGGCATGCTCGCGAATCCGTATCGCGACAGCAGCACACTGTGGCGCATCCACGCCGTCTCGGTGCTGCTCGTCGTGCCCCAGTACACGGTGTGGACCTACGCGCTCGTGTGGCTGATCTCCGAAAGGCATTGGGAAGCAACGGCGGCAGGCCTGATCGTGACGTTCGCCCAGATCCTCGGCGCGTTCGGCCGGATGGGAGTCGGTTTCTGGTCCGACGTGGTGGGCAGTCGTATGCGTCCGCTTCGCTGGGTCGCCCTCGCCGGCGGAGTGTCCATGGTGGCGCTCGCCGTGACGGATGCGATGGATACACCGGTGGCGATCGTGGCGCTGCTCGCGGCGTCGGTCGCGACGGTGGCACCGAACGGCCTCGCCTTCACCGCCGTCGCCGAGATCGCGGGCCCGTTCTGGGGCGGACGCGCGCTCGGTGTCCAGAACACCGGTCAGTTCGTCGCGGCCTCGATCGTTCCCCCGGTGTTCGGCGCACTGATCGGAATCGTCGGTTTCCCGGTGACTTTCGCCATAGCTGCGGCATTTCCGGCAGCCTCGATACCACTGATCCCTGTGGCCCGGTCCGAAGACCGGGCCACAGGGATCGAGGGAGACAAGATCGAATCGCGGTCCTAG
- a CDS encoding fumarylacetoacetate hydrolase family protein, translated as MRLGRVASPDGVAFVSIEGDEESRIAKEIAEHPFGTPTFTGRSWPLADVRLLAPILASKVVAIGKNYAAHAAEMGGEAPADPVIFLKPNTSIVGPDAAIVLPKSSNEVHYEGELAVVIGRPCKDVPAAKALDVVLGYTAANDVTARDHQRHDGQWTRAKGHDTFCPLGPWIETQLDASDVDITTEVDGVVKQRSNTSLLLHDIPKIIEWVSAVMTLLPGDVILTGTPEGVGPIVDGQSVSVTIGGIGTLTNPVTAKR; from the coding sequence ATGCGTCTTGGTCGAGTGGCAAGTCCCGATGGTGTTGCGTTCGTCAGTATCGAGGGGGACGAGGAGTCCCGGATCGCGAAGGAGATCGCCGAGCACCCGTTCGGCACCCCCACTTTCACCGGCCGGAGTTGGCCGCTCGCCGACGTGCGACTGCTGGCACCGATCCTCGCCAGCAAGGTCGTCGCGATCGGAAAGAACTACGCCGCCCACGCCGCCGAGATGGGGGGAGAGGCGCCGGCCGATCCTGTGATCTTCCTCAAGCCCAACACCTCGATCGTGGGCCCCGACGCCGCAATCGTCCTGCCGAAGTCCTCCAATGAAGTTCACTACGAAGGAGAACTCGCGGTCGTCATCGGGCGCCCCTGCAAGGATGTGCCCGCAGCCAAGGCCCTCGACGTGGTGCTCGGGTACACCGCCGCCAACGACGTGACGGCCCGTGACCACCAGCGCCACGACGGGCAGTGGACGAGAGCGAAGGGCCACGACACGTTCTGCCCACTGGGACCGTGGATCGAGACCCAGCTCGACGCGTCCGACGTCGACATCACCACCGAGGTGGACGGAGTGGTGAAGCAGCGGAGCAACACTTCGCTTCTGCTGCACGACATTCCGAAGATCATCGAATGGGTGTCGGCCGTCATGACGCTGCTCCCGGGCGACGTCATTCTCACGGGTACCCCGGAAGGCGTCGGTCCGATCGTGGACGGCCAGAGCGTGAGCGTGACCATCGGTGGCATCGGCACCCTCACCAATCCGGTGACCGCCAAGCGCTGA